In the genome of Rhizobium etli 8C-3, one region contains:
- a CDS encoding LysR substrate-binding domain-containing protein — MKLSKQFPLNALRVFEAVARLGSFTKAGEELGMTQTAVSYQVKLLEENIGEPLFLRRPRQISLTDTGERLAPRVTEGFAILSEAVASVSAAAEEMLLIHSTPTFAAQWLARHIGSFHLKYPSIAVRLKTSDTLIDFSREAADLAIRSGKGNWPGLRSHMLMKVMFTPMLAPALAQSIGGIHSPADLLKLRLIDAGDPWWLQWFTEAGVENPDLSGRPRSRLGAQSFEASAAIAGQGVAILTPEFYSDDLAAGRLCQPFDLVCYDGADYWLAYPESRRNVPKIRAFRNWIIGEMDAQAL, encoded by the coding sequence ATGAAGCTGTCGAAACAGTTCCCGCTGAATGCGCTGCGCGTCTTTGAGGCCGTGGCGCGGCTCGGCAGCTTCACCAAGGCGGGCGAAGAGCTCGGCATGACGCAGACGGCTGTGAGTTATCAGGTAAAGCTACTGGAGGAGAATATCGGCGAGCCGCTCTTCCTGCGTCGCCCGCGCCAGATCAGCCTGACGGATACCGGCGAACGGCTGGCGCCGAGGGTGACGGAAGGTTTTGCCATCCTGAGCGAAGCGGTTGCCTCCGTCAGCGCCGCAGCAGAAGAAATGCTGCTTATCCACTCGACCCCGACCTTTGCGGCGCAGTGGCTGGCGAGACATATCGGATCGTTCCACCTGAAATATCCGAGCATTGCCGTAAGATTGAAAACGTCAGACACGCTGATCGATTTTTCCCGCGAGGCTGCCGACCTTGCAATTCGCAGCGGCAAAGGCAACTGGCCGGGCCTGCGTTCCCATATGCTGATGAAGGTGATGTTTACGCCGATGCTGGCACCCGCATTGGCTCAGTCGATCGGCGGCATCCATTCACCGGCCGACCTGCTGAAGCTGCGGCTGATCGATGCCGGAGACCCTTGGTGGCTGCAGTGGTTCACCGAGGCTGGCGTAGAAAATCCCGATCTTTCCGGTCGTCCCCGCTCAAGGCTCGGCGCGCAGTCCTTTGAAGCAAGTGCCGCAATTGCCGGTCAAGGCGTTGCGATCCTGACGCCGGAATTTTATTCGGACGATCTTGCCGCCGGCCGGCTGTGCCAGCCCTTCGACCTCGTCTGCTACGACGGCGCCGACTACTGGCTCGCCTATCCGGAAAGCCGAAGAAATGTGCCGAAGATCCGAGCCTTCCGGAACTGGATCATCGGCGAGATGGACGCGCAAGCTCTATGA
- a CDS encoding urate hydroxylase PuuD: MYEYAIAWEWLAFATRWFHVITAIAWIGSSFYFIALDLGLVKRPHLPPGAYGEEWQVHGGGFYHIQKYLVAPAQMPEHLTWFKYESYFTWLSGFLMLCIVYYGGADLFLIDRHILDISAPVAILISLASLAIGWIVYDLLCKSLLGKNTWGLMAVLYGVIVFMAWGYTQLFTGRAAFLHLGAFTATIMSANVFLIIIPNQKIVVADLIAGRTPDPKYGVVAKQRSLHNNYLTLPVIFFMLSNHYPLAFGTAFNWVIAALVFLMGVTIRHWFNTTHARKGRPTWTWLVSVVLFILIMWLSTVPRVLTGGSETAAVAPAFQQFAGDPHFPAVKELIGTRCAMCHAAEPVYEGIARPPNGVIFENDAQIAAHAREIYIQAGRSHAMPPGNVTEITSDERKLLVAWFESAVEGKQQ, from the coding sequence ATGTATGAATACGCCATAGCGTGGGAGTGGCTTGCTTTTGCGACACGCTGGTTTCACGTCATCACCGCGATCGCCTGGATCGGTTCGTCCTTCTATTTCATCGCGCTTGATCTCGGGCTGGTGAAGCGCCCGCATCTTCCGCCTGGCGCCTATGGCGAGGAATGGCAGGTGCATGGCGGCGGCTTCTATCACATCCAGAAGTATCTGGTGGCGCCGGCCCAGATGCCGGAGCATCTGACCTGGTTCAAATACGAAAGCTACTTCACCTGGCTCTCCGGCTTCCTGATGCTCTGCATCGTCTACTATGGCGGAGCCGACCTCTTCCTCATTGACCGCCATATACTCGACATCAGCGCGCCTGTGGCGATCCTGATCTCGCTCGCCTCGCTGGCCATCGGCTGGATCGTCTACGACCTGCTCTGCAAGTCGCTGCTCGGCAAAAACACCTGGGGACTGATGGCGGTGCTCTACGGCGTCATCGTCTTCATGGCCTGGGGCTATACGCAGCTCTTCACCGGCCGCGCGGCCTTCCTGCATCTCGGCGCCTTCACCGCGACGATCATGTCGGCCAACGTCTTCTTGATCATCATCCCGAACCAGAAGATCGTCGTCGCCGACCTTATCGCCGGACGCACGCCGGATCCGAAATATGGCGTTGTCGCCAAGCAGCGCTCGCTACACAACAACTATCTGACGCTGCCGGTCATCTTCTTCATGCTGTCGAACCACTATCCGCTGGCCTTCGGCACCGCCTTCAACTGGGTGATCGCAGCCCTCGTCTTCCTGATGGGCGTCACCATCCGCCACTGGTTCAACACGACACACGCACGCAAGGGGCGCCCGACCTGGACCTGGCTCGTGTCTGTCGTCCTCTTCATCCTCATCATGTGGCTTTCGACGGTGCCTAGGGTGCTGACCGGTGGCAGCGAAACGGCTGCCGTCGCGCCGGCCTTCCAGCAGTTTGCGGGTGATCCCCACTTCCCTGCGGTCAAGGAGCTGATCGGCACACGCTGTGCGATGTGCCATGCCGCCGAACCGGTCTACGAGGGCATTGCCCGACCCCCGAACGGGGTCATCTTCGAAAACGACGCGCAAATCGCTGCCCATGCACGTGAAATCTATATACAGGCAGGCCGCAGCCATGCCATGCCGCCCGGCAACGTGACGGAGATTACGTCGGACGAGCGAAAGCTGCTCGTCGCGTGGTTCGAAAGCGCAGTCGAAGGCAAACAGCAATGA
- the guaD gene encoding guanine deaminase: protein MTKKLLRGRLLSFRRAPLSLTDTDSYRYESDGGLLIEEGKITAIGAYFDIRKKAPADAVEIDHRPYLIMPGFIDTHLHFPQMQVIASYAANLLEWLNTYTFPEECRFVETAHAEKIATHFYDELARHGTTTAAAYCSVHKSSADAYFSEAMRRNMCMVGGKVMMDRNAPQGLLDTPEMGYDETRQVIADWHGKGRNHVAITPRFAITSTPQQMEASQALAHEFPDLHIQTHLSENHDEISLACELYPDAIDYTDIYARYGLLGPKSLFGHCIHLSEREADAMSEAGSVAVHCPTSNLFLGSGLFPLRALARREKPVRIGVATDIGGGSSFSMLRTMDEAYKIQQLLGERLNPLESYYYMTLGNAEALSLADSIGTLEEGTDADLVVLNAAATPAMALKMDVVRTLPDELFLLQTMGDDRAVAETYVAGEAAKSNLTVL from the coding sequence ATGACGAAGAAACTCCTGCGCGGGCGGCTGCTCTCGTTTAGGCGCGCGCCCCTCAGCCTCACCGATACCGACAGCTACCGCTACGAGAGCGACGGCGGCCTGTTGATCGAGGAAGGCAAGATCACGGCGATCGGGGCCTATTTTGACATCAGGAAGAAGGCACCGGCAGATGCGGTCGAGATCGACCATCGCCCATATCTGATTATGCCGGGCTTCATCGACACGCATCTGCATTTTCCGCAGATGCAGGTGATCGCCTCCTATGCAGCCAACCTGCTCGAATGGCTGAACACCTACACCTTCCCGGAAGAATGCCGCTTCGTCGAAACTGCGCATGCTGAAAAGATCGCGACGCATTTCTACGACGAACTGGCCCGCCACGGTACGACGACGGCTGCCGCCTATTGCTCCGTCCATAAGTCCTCCGCCGACGCCTACTTCTCGGAAGCCATGCGCCGCAACATGTGCATGGTCGGCGGCAAGGTGATGATGGATCGCAATGCGCCCCAGGGCCTGCTCGACACACCCGAGATGGGCTATGACGAAACGCGCCAGGTGATTGCCGACTGGCACGGCAAGGGCCGAAACCACGTTGCCATCACGCCGCGCTTCGCCATAACCTCGACGCCGCAGCAGATGGAGGCGTCCCAGGCCCTCGCCCACGAATTTCCGGACCTGCACATCCAGACGCATCTTTCGGAAAACCACGACGAGATCTCTTTGGCCTGCGAGCTCTATCCGGACGCGATCGACTATACCGATATCTACGCCCGCTACGGCCTGCTGGGCCCTAAGAGCCTCTTCGGCCACTGCATTCACCTTTCCGAACGCGAGGCAGATGCCATGAGCGAAGCCGGTTCGGTTGCAGTCCATTGTCCGACCTCGAACCTGTTCCTCGGCTCGGGCCTCTTTCCGTTGAGGGCACTGGCGCGCCGCGAAAAACCCGTCAGGATCGGCGTTGCCACCGACATCGGCGGCGGCTCCAGCTTTTCGATGCTGCGCACCATGGACGAAGCCTATAAGATCCAGCAGCTCCTCGGCGAGCGGCTCAACCCGCTCGAAAGCTATTATTACATGACGCTCGGCAACGCCGAGGCGCTCTCGCTCGCCGATAGCATCGGCACCCTGGAGGAAGGCACGGACGCCGATCTCGTCGTCCTCAACGCCGCGGCAACGCCTGCCATGGCATTGAAGATGGACGTGGTGAGGACGCTGCCGGACGAACTCTTCCTGCTGCAGACGATGGGGGACGACCGGGCGGTCGCGGAGACTTATGTGGCGGGCGAAGCAGCGAAAAGCAATCTCACTGTCTTATGA
- a CDS encoding LysR family transcriptional regulator, which yields MFDWDNLRYFAALAQSGTLLGAARSLDVEHATVARRVAGLEAQIGVKLVDRRGRRISLTAEGQRVAAMAERMHEEARAIERVSLVAGNRLAGDVKISAPPTAAAALLAGPLVELRRNHPDIGITIVGETRYASLDRREADIAVRMTKPEQGDFIVSKLGDVTFGFYAAPAYLASVPEKDWNFIAYDETMSSSPQSTRLLEVANGRKQSIRARTLEFQLSAARAGGGVALLPNFLLVGLDDLVEAVREPKPLTREVWLVVHSDIRNVPVIRAVIEALKQSWSY from the coding sequence ATGTTCGATTGGGACAATCTTCGCTATTTTGCCGCCCTGGCGCAGTCTGGAACTTTGCTCGGGGCTGCCCGATCGCTCGACGTGGAACATGCGACGGTTGCCCGCCGCGTCGCCGGCCTGGAGGCGCAGATAGGCGTGAAGCTCGTCGACCGGCGGGGGCGACGCATCTCGCTGACGGCAGAGGGGCAACGGGTCGCGGCGATGGCCGAGCGAATGCATGAGGAGGCGCGGGCGATCGAACGCGTGAGCCTTGTTGCCGGAAACAGGCTTGCCGGCGATGTCAAGATAAGTGCACCGCCGACGGCTGCGGCCGCGCTGCTTGCGGGGCCGCTCGTCGAGCTCCGGCGCAATCATCCGGACATCGGCATAACGATTGTCGGCGAGACGCGATACGCCTCGCTGGACCGGCGGGAGGCGGACATCGCGGTTCGCATGACGAAGCCCGAACAGGGCGACTTTATCGTCAGCAAGCTCGGCGACGTGACTTTTGGCTTCTATGCGGCGCCAGCTTATCTGGCTTCCGTGCCGGAAAAGGACTGGAACTTCATCGCCTACGACGAAACGATGTCGAGCTCGCCGCAGTCAACTCGGCTGCTCGAGGTGGCGAATGGCCGAAAACAATCCATCAGGGCCAGGACCCTCGAGTTCCAGCTCTCCGCCGCGAGAGCCGGCGGCGGTGTCGCCCTCCTGCCAAATTTCCTTCTTGTCGGCTTGGATGACCTCGTCGAGGCCGTCCGGGAGCCCAAGCCGCTCACGCGCGAAGTCTGGCTTGTGGTTCACTCTGACATCAGGAATGTCCCGGTCATCCGCGCAGTGATTGAGGCTTTGAAGCAAAGCTGGTCTTATTGA
- a CDS encoding quinone oxidoreductase family protein produces MDKIVTLQAPGGIEQLQVMEHTPQQPGPDEIRIRHEAIGMNFVDIYHRKGIYPLTAYPAVLGVEGAGIVEAVGTGAVELKPGDRVAYAGTPGAYTATRLLPAARAIRLPDEIPSRLAAASMLKGMTAYMLLTQTYKVAPDSIILVHSAVGGLGSILVQWAKHLGATVIGTVSSAQKAVLARKHGADHLIIGRDADVVGEVKRLTGGCGVHAAYDGIGGSMLSKTIQCLRPFGVAATIGQAGGPIPPVAVEELRPGKSLAHPSVIAYVADLDNYTRAAKAVVEIMRSGVTATIAGEYALPDAAKAQQILEEGRAAGSLILVP; encoded by the coding sequence ATGGACAAGATCGTTACACTTCAGGCGCCGGGCGGCATAGAGCAACTGCAGGTCATGGAGCACACGCCGCAGCAGCCTGGTCCCGACGAGATCCGCATCAGGCACGAAGCGATCGGCATGAATTTCGTCGATATCTACCATCGGAAGGGCATCTATCCCTTGACGGCCTATCCGGCAGTCCTAGGCGTCGAGGGCGCGGGGATCGTAGAGGCTGTTGGTACCGGCGCCGTCGAACTGAAACCGGGTGACCGCGTTGCCTATGCCGGCACGCCCGGCGCCTATACCGCAACGCGCCTGCTCCCCGCCGCGCGCGCCATCCGCCTTCCGGACGAGATTCCATCACGCCTCGCCGCGGCCTCGATGCTGAAGGGCATGACTGCCTACATGCTGCTGACGCAGACCTACAAGGTCGCCCCCGACTCGATCATTCTCGTGCATTCAGCAGTCGGCGGGCTCGGCTCCATTTTGGTGCAATGGGCAAAGCATCTCGGAGCAACAGTCATCGGGACCGTCAGTTCGGCGCAAAAGGCAGTGCTCGCCCGCAAGCATGGCGCCGACCACCTGATCATCGGGCGCGATGCAGATGTCGTTGGAGAAGTGAAGCGGCTGACTGGAGGCTGCGGCGTTCATGCCGCCTATGACGGCATCGGCGGCAGCATGCTGTCCAAGACCATTCAATGCTTGCGGCCATTCGGCGTCGCCGCGACAATCGGTCAGGCCGGCGGCCCGATACCGCCTGTCGCCGTCGAGGAGCTGCGCCCGGGGAAATCTCTCGCTCATCCGAGCGTCATCGCCTATGTCGCCGACCTCGACAACTACACGAGGGCGGCCAAAGCCGTGGTCGAGATTATGCGTTCCGGCGTCACCGCAACGATTGCCGGAGAATATGCTTTGCCCGACGCCGCTAAGGCGCAGCAAATCCTCGAAGAAGGACGTGCTGCGGGCAGTCTTATTCTTGTTCCGTAG
- a CDS encoding alpha-hydroxy acid oxidase, with product MATPLTIADLKQLAQRRVPKMFFDYADSGAWTESTYQANESDYAKIKLRQRVLVDMTNRTLETTMIGQKVSMPVALAPTGLTGMQHADGEMLAARAAEEFGVPFTLSTMSICSIEDVAAVTTRPFWFQLYVMKDKDFVMDLINRAKAAKCSALVLTADLQILGQRHKDLRNGLSAPPKFTPKHIWQMATRPFWCLDMLKTKHRTFGNIVGHAKNVSDLSSLSSWTAEQFDPQLSWADVTWIKEKWGGPLIIKGVLDVEDAKAAAQTGADAIVVSNHGGRQLDGAPSSISMLPQIVDAVGDKIEIHLDGGIRSGQDVLKAVALGAKGTYIGRPFLYGLGAMGKEGVTLALGILRKEMDITMALCGKRDINDVNSSIIAGRQ from the coding sequence ATGGCCACTCCTCTCACCATCGCTGATCTCAAGCAACTCGCCCAACGGCGCGTGCCGAAAATGTTCTTCGACTATGCGGATTCCGGCGCCTGGACGGAGTCGACTTATCAAGCGAATGAGAGCGACTACGCCAAGATCAAGCTGCGCCAGCGCGTACTCGTCGACATGACGAACCGCACGCTGGAAACGACGATGATCGGTCAGAAAGTCTCGATGCCGGTGGCGCTTGCGCCAACCGGCTTGACGGGCATGCAGCACGCCGACGGCGAGATGCTGGCTGCCCGCGCGGCCGAGGAATTCGGCGTTCCCTTCACGCTCTCGACCATGAGCATCTGCTCGATCGAGGATGTCGCCGCCGTAACGACGCGGCCGTTCTGGTTCCAGCTCTATGTGATGAAGGACAAGGACTTCGTCATGGACCTCATCAACCGCGCCAAGGCGGCCAAGTGCTCGGCACTGGTCCTGACGGCTGACCTGCAGATCCTCGGTCAGCGGCATAAAGACTTGCGCAATGGCCTCTCCGCCCCGCCGAAATTCACGCCGAAGCACATATGGCAAATGGCAACGCGCCCCTTCTGGTGCCTTGACATGCTGAAGACGAAGCACCGCACCTTCGGCAACATCGTCGGTCACGCCAAGAATGTTTCCGACCTCTCCTCGCTGTCTTCCTGGACGGCGGAGCAGTTCGATCCGCAGCTCTCCTGGGCCGACGTCACCTGGATCAAGGAAAAATGGGGCGGCCCCTTGATCATCAAGGGCGTTCTCGATGTCGAGGACGCGAAGGCCGCAGCCCAGACCGGCGCCGACGCAATCGTCGTCTCCAATCATGGCGGCCGCCAACTCGACGGCGCCCCTTCCTCGATCAGCATGCTCCCTCAGATCGTCGATGCCGTCGGAGATAAAATCGAGATCCATCTCGACGGCGGCATCCGCTCCGGCCAGGACGTGCTGAAGGCCGTGGCGCTCGGCGCCAAGGGCACTTATATCGGCCGCCCCTTCCTCTACGGCCTCGGCGCCATGGGCAAAGAAGGCGTGACACTGGCGCTCGGCATCCTCCGCAAGGAGATGGACATCACCATGGCGCTCTGCGGCAAACGCGACATCAACGACGTCAACTCCTCAATTATCGCCGGGCGGCAGTAG
- a CDS encoding GrpB family protein, translating into MPSPERVLAAINTMEGAGYENRGNRYERDVYAFMMRSTKPIRRIYLLPQGNETHQKRIIFRDYLIAHPLIAAEYSVLKQKLSGKYAYDGDGYTRAKADF; encoded by the coding sequence ATGCCAAGTCCTGAACGTGTGTTGGCGGCCATCAACACCATGGAGGGCGCAGGTTATGAGAACCGTGGGAATCGCTACGAGCGGGACGTTTACGCATTCATGATGAGATCGACGAAGCCCATACGGCGGATCTATTTACTGCCGCAGGGAAACGAAACGCATCAGAAGCGCATAATTTTTCGAGACTACCTGATTGCGCATCCGCTGATCGCGGCGGAATATTCGGTGCTCAAACAAAAACTCTCCGGAAAATATGCCTATGACGGCGATGGCTATACAAGGGCAAAGGCCGATTTTTGA